Below is a window of Oryza brachyantha chromosome 10, ObraRS2, whole genome shotgun sequence DNA.
TCATAATATTATGACAGAGATCAAACTCAACTGGTGAAGAGTGAAAAAGAAGTTAAAAGCCATCCACGTGTGACAGCGtacaatataatttaatgtaTGCATGCTGGATACATAGTTGTATGCACTAATAACTTGCACGTCTCGTATTTTTATTAATGCGAAGTGTGAGCGAGAATTGTATTTGGTTAATGCTGGATACAAGAATTGAACGAGACATGATCAATGCGAAGTGTGAGGGCTCATTTCACTCGGTACTTTGTACATCTGGAGAAAATATTCGTTCACTGGTTTGCCAGAACAAACCAGCGTTTCTTAAAAGAAAGTGTGTATAAGGTAGGCAAGGTATGACTCTTAACATAACTTTTCGTTTCTGATCAGGTTCGCCTAATACGTGCGGTTGATCTATGTTGACTTCATACTgcatttcttcaaaaaaaaaaaacaaagaaaaaagttcaGTCAAGTACTGTAGCTAGTCAGCGAAAGCATGAAAACCGTGCACTACGAGTGTCGCTTGCTagcctatatatattgtgctAGCACGTATCTATATACATGCTAGAAAGTGATGTTGCTAACTtcatcgcaaaaaaaaaaaattaaaaaaagtgacGTTGCTGACTCGTATATGCGATACACCACGAGAATTAATTGGTACGTAGCTTTGACTCgttaattaaactcaaatcAGCTTGATTAATTAcggtgtattttactagtagtattattattatcatcgCTATGAGAACCTGGGTCATTGAAATTGATTTCTACTACTGGCCACTAAGAAAAAAGATATTCCACCATAGTAGTTAATAcaatagtataaatagatttgtTGATATactagattaaaaaataaatattctagATTAATTCTAGTCCTAGCAGAGAGCATCTTAGAATACCTAAACTTGATATATGATCGTTATATGGTCGCAGATTTGGCCGTCCGATCGTCATTATCGATGAAACCACGAGTAGATCAGGGTATAGTGCTAACGCACACCGACTGCGACGTGCATGCTAGCTTGGTTAagcaaaaaaattgtttgagGTGCACGATGAATCGATTGTGCACTGCACAAGATCACTCACTCCGATCACGGTCAGACTCACGTTGGATCATTTAACTACCTAAAGTATTTTTAGGGTATTTTAAGACATATACTATTAAAATGGTTTGCTTAACTACCTAATtacatttttcatttattttgttattcttcatataaattgtattttaaaCTGGTATTTTCATATGGCTATAGATGCCATCATTATTAAATTTCAGAATAATTTTCAAGATGGTTAATTTATACTAGAACGTTAAAGTATTCAGGTTTCAATCAATGTTAGGTGCTTTCGACCAATGCTGCAATGCAAactgtgagaaaaaaaatctaaagatAAATGGTAGGACGCAACTTTGTAATGCATTTATACTCctacaaatttttcaatatagagcaaaaaaacataaatgaacGGTTTTCAAATAATTTGGATGTAGATGAGCGAAAAACAGTTCAGGGAGTTAAATGCTCCCTTGGAAACAGTTCGAGGAAGTAAAAtgaattgtttttcttatgcaaataatataattagttactcttgagttttttatttactgtttgaATGAGAAAACCACATAATTTTTATGGATATAAACAAGTTGTGTCGGCTATGTGttgtttgtaatttttataaagagccaatatacatatatatgttagtaATTTGGtatacgtgtatatatatatatatatatatatatatatatacacacacacacacacacacacacgaacACAGGTGATAATTTAACTTATCTTTTGACCATGAAAAACGATGCAAAAGAACTCAACTAGGGAAAGATACAAATATATCTTGATTTCTGAGTTGTGCCATTGTGCTCTGTTTTGTAACTTGGACAACTTACAGGGAGTTGATTGTTTCGCTTATTCggaatatttgcaaaaaaaatatatttatgaataaaaattgtatatatgtgtttttagagatctaaaagtctgcagaaaaataaactacaatgaaaacacttcaaaatttacactaaatttaggttgagaaatcaaatttataaGCATTAGATACGAAAAGATGAGCCTGATACAGATTTTTGTCCCCCATGTCATACGGAAGATCTTGTTTAAAAAGATTCTAAAGCTTCTGTCTCAATTCGTATTTAGCCACGAGCAATATCTCTGTGTTAACtatggctgcgttcgtttCAGCTTGTTAGGCTGAACTCCTTCTCGTTTTCCGTTAGCACGTTTTTCAaattactaaatgatatatttcgtgtaaaagttttatatttatgaaaatgttttaaaagatcaaattttaataagtaatacttaattaatcatgtgctaattatatttatcgTTTTTTGTGTGGCTAATTAGCTTTTATGACCCTATGTTTCGACGCAGCCTATACGTGTTTCACGTTTAAGCCAAGCAATTGTTTATTAaggtttataaattttattcatagtcATTCAACTACAAACACATAGACATGttagtttttataaaataaatcaattatatttttatggacGTGATCTCTTCTAGATACCGTTCCAGAGTAGTGTTTGAATGATAACGTGTAACAATACCAGGCAACTCATCTTTTAAAGATTCGTTTCTCGTGATAATTCAGACATATGAAAACATTATATGAAGAGTttatttatcattcttaagATGGTACCTTCAAATACCATATTTGCTAGTATAAGAGTTTATGTAGGTAGTAGACAACTCCAAGTATcaaaagtttatattaaaattttgctacATCTTAATACTTTCCCAGAAATCACGAAATTTGTCATATATGGAAGTTAATTGTAACTCTAGATGACGTCAACTTTATAGCTGACAGCCTTTTGattaatttgaaattctttATATCcccaaatatttattaaaattgctCACAATAAAGTTCAACAGATAATTCATAACTTATTCACATAAATTTAGATGGAGAAATTACATAAAAGTTGTACATGTAACCTTTTGGTTTCAAGTGACTTACATATATACCCAAATATGTGTTAGTACTTTCAGCAAATAagagtcaaataaaaaacttatggTAAAAGGTATGAGCTGAGATTGTAAGGTGGCAATGCATGAAGATCACAGATGTCTTGATTCGATAATGAGTCTCTCATATTCCAAACACACTTGTGACATGTGGCCTTGTGTAGATCGGATGGAATATGAACTTTTTTTCTGGCCTTTTGGTAAATTAGAATCAAATTTAGGGAAACCACAACTACTGGATTTTTGTATATCGATCGTTAGTGATATTGTTTTTACGTCTGAAACACACCGCCAGTTTAAGTCGGCAGTGTGATTAGCCTTATATCTGTGTAGACTATTATGAACAATGCACTCATTGACATGTAACATTCAATTACACTGGTGAGCTTACATCTGTGTAGTGGTATACAAGACCACTTTAATTACTATTATTACATCCATGTGAAGCCCTTTATTTTGGTTATTATTCATGCAAACTCTAATAACACATCTCTCAAACCATGTGACACATAGTATTGGTGCTATGTTTTTGAGACGAGGCACTTCTATGGCTGCCCACCATAGGCACTTCCAGACCCACTTCCTGAGCCACTGCCATATCCATTCtgtccaccaccgccgccaccaccttgGCCACCAGCCTGAGTATACCCACCGCCATACGGTCCGTACCCTCCGGCTTGACCATATCCAGACCCAGAGCCAGAACCATATCCAGATCCACCATTTtgccctccacctccaccttgaccaccaccacctccttgtGCATACCCTCCACCATATGGTCCAGACCCACCAGCTTGTCCATACCCAGATCCAGACCCAGAACCATATCCAGATCCACCGTTttctccaccacctcctccgcctccacctccaccgccactAGCATATGATCCATCACCACCTGCTTGGCCATATCCTGAGCCCGAGCCAGAACCCCAGCCGGAACCACCAGctgatccgccgccgcctccctctccacTACCGCCACCCCCAGCACTAGCATATCTAGCTACCCTGCTAGCATTGGCTAATCCAATGCTTAGGAGGACAACAAAGCTAAGAGCCACGAGCTTACCCATTGTgattgagctagctagcaaagTGAAGAATGAGATGAGTTCAAAGTGATGGGCTCGTAGGTTTTATAGGACCTGAGGGCATGCACTGCTGTGTTACAATTAAGATGCCACTTGATCTTGATCtctgatcaaatatttgatgactGTATGACTGCGAAGTCTACTTTGGCGGACAAAAAGATTACAGTGGAATTTAGATGGATTATGACTTTTTATAGATAGTATGAGTAGGCCAGAATAGACGTCATTGTGAATTTAGTTTGGCAAGCTCTTGGTGATGCAGAGAAACATTCATAAAGTAGAATACCTTGTGCTCTGAATCTAGGTGTTTGAGCATCCAATCGGAAAAATTTAGCGGCATATATTGGATTATTATAACCATATTATAAAGCTTTGAGTCACAGTTGTTTCCACATGTTGATTAATCAGTTGATCAGGAGAGGTAGagagtatataatatatgcatTCATGCAAGATGAACACAgctgcatatatgcatacaaCCTCGTCAAATTTGCATCTAGTGGCATCTAACCAGTGGTGCATACTTCAACCATTAATTCACCCCATCgattaatcatcatatatattacgATAATCTTAAGTTTCTTCGACATCAAACATTGATAACTGATTTCACATAAAACGTTACTccatcaataaaaaatataatgcatattttttttcattgaaataAGACTTTAACCAACCATAACTCTATTagtatactccctccatcaaaaactgatcatcatataagagaaaGGGTACAAATcccaaattaatcatcatatacGGGAAGCGAGTCTATTATACATTAGTTGAAATGTAAACACCCTTCGGTTGACACAAACATTAAATACTTACATGCATCTATCCAATCGGTTTTGTtgttatttgtaaattttaattttgcatgtatacatgtaaCTTGGGATTTATGATTCTCTAGCTTTCTAATACTGATATACtctctctgatttttttttatttgatgccgttgactttttatctacgtttgacccttcgtcttattaaaaaatttatataattattgactattttattatggtttaatttattactaattaactttaagtatgattttaaattttatatatttggacaaattttttaaataagacgaagggccAAAcagtcaacggcatcaaacaAACAACCGAAAGGAgtatatagacacacacatatacactGTATACACAcgcatatacatacatatatatatatatatacatatatatatatatgataactAAATTGTtgatcaaattaatctatttttattttgtttatttttatagttaataattaattaattatatactaatatgttaCCATTTTGTTTTGACTACATACTCACCCAACTGCCGAACCAGGCCTACGTACGTGCTGAAGACCGtgcacatatatgcatgtagcTGTAGAGCGAAGTGACATTTTCGATCGGCCACTTGTTTTTTCCGAACAATCAGCGGtctcagaaagaaaaaatatgtaaggtCGGCAAGGCCCGATTCTGTTAGGCCAGTTAGGAAAACTTTTTCCCGTTTCTGAGAAGACTTTGCCTACGTCCCATGGATATAATATGGGCGTCTGAGAACGTAGAAACCTCTCGATCAGCGTCGTGCTACCTTCTAGTACTTGCCCCGACACCCctccagaaaagaaaaaaagctaGTACGATTACGTTTTGTCTTTCAGCTACCTCGATCCATCTTACTTAATCTGACATGTTTAGATCATTTTTCATTCCGGTTAATTTCCCTTTGATgctataattataaaaataaattttggacgCATGGTGCCAACCTCGTAATTACGTTGATCAAGTGGTGTAGGAGCGGTCATATTTGCACTTCTAGACATCTCAGGGTGTTCCAGGCCGGTTGAGATACAAATGAGCACCAGAACCACCTTGAAGATGAGCTCAAACCACATATTTGAGTCTACCATATCGAATCCCTCGTCGAGCCGATAaagcactatatatatatatatatatatatataggtcaaTGATGTCGATGGTATTAATTACTTTGTCATTAAACATTAGGTCAGTCTTAATGCATAGGTTCATGGCATAGTTACCGAAACTATAAACTAGGTAACTGAgtcagatgagttttatgagGATAAAACTGTTAAATAGTCTCATATTGGTTGTGTAGGGGCAAAGGACTTAAGACATAAGGTGGAGAGCCTCTCACCTtaatggctagcttttgagaTGGGAAAGTCTCTTTACGATCCTACACAAACTACTCTCTCATATAATGAAACTCACTCATTTAATGGTCTTATCAAGTCAGTAGTTTTTCTAATATGACATCATATTTAATATGTATGACACCTCcataaaacatgcattgagactaACCTAGCAATAACCCTTGTGCAAAGTTGCAGGGTTTAATTAATGagcttttttttcatctttgagGAGGTATCATGAGATACCATTCTTGTCTATGTActagaagatatcaaattttacatagaaaatagtgatatcTCTTGGTATCTCCTTAATTATAGTAAAAAttactcttaattaattaagtaattgattgattgattaattaatcaattacaCTAGGTCGTCGTTTGTATGGAGACTTTCTCTGGTATATAACCTAACTCTTTAACTGATCTCTCTAGCCAGTTAGTTCGATCTAATGGCATTGTGTAAAAAACATGAAACTAATTAATGAAGGTACGTACGGATAAATATTAATGGTTATATAAACGATCGTTGATCTTTTTGTATGGCGTCATCGATCAGTTCGTTAATTCTCCAGTACGATAAAAAGTGTGTGCCCAAAGTATAATAGCGTACGTATCCACAGCTGCCAGGCTCGTTTTCATCCTATGTAATACTCCTTActagttttatataaatatatatactgctaCAATGTAATTGCAATTAATTTCTTCTGCTTCgcttaaaatattaattagcaGGACAAAATTTGcgattttaaatattttttatatttgttaggAAAAATATTACTGTTCTCAAACGtttgcatttattttttctcactGGCCACTAAAAAGATGGGTTTCCTTCAACTCTCATGATATAATAGAAATTGAATTGTTCTTCCGCTCTGTTTAGTGTATGCATGCTTAGTTGATCCATATGCTGGAATTGAcgctttattattaaaaaaatggattaattaaagGTTAGTTTTCATTGTAGAATTTACTCCTGCAGATTTCATGTTCTTTTGAGAAGcttgaatataatttttttaagtagaaTTTGACGTGTTTCACAAGTTTCAAACATGGTGGCAAAACAAGTTCGGACTAATTACACAACATGTTTTCCCTTcatcttatgcttataagcaaacatttaaattttcaatcttcaatttggagttgattttaagatttggTTACCGTAGCTTATTTTCAACCTTGGcctttatatcactaagatgTATATAAACGTttcttcataaattattttagtttctaaatataccgtttagtctTTTCCATCAGAAAActaaaacaatcacccccctCCCACCCAATATCTTAGAGGAATGGGTGACTTCTTTATATTAAGGACCACCATCATGCTTTATGAAAAgcttaacttttttaataataaaagtcATATTTCAGGCATTTGCATAGCATATGCTTTGTACCCctgtattttaaattataaaactttctaaccttggttagattcatccattgatcaatttatatgatttgtatatatgtcaagatgtattaatatttatatgaatctatgaAGATTAGGAAGTTTTATACTAGAAAACGGATGAAGTATTTAATGTCTCctagtgatatatctcaaaATCTGTGaagaaatgaaataaaaaaataaacaggaCCAACAAACTGTGTTGTTAAGGTCACAGACTACAGAAATCCAGATAGATTTtcactctcatcttttcgcgTATAGTTAtggttataagccaaaatttgacttTTCAACATtatatttggagttgatttttggggtttacattgaaatttattttgtagtcTTAACTTTAAGATCTAAGAATGTGTCCATAACATGCTTTCGAAGACTGGATGAAGTGGCCATTTCATTATCTTTGAGTGCAACAACGTGTAAACATTCACATACTGCAGGCAATAAGTACAAAAATTAAAGGCCAGTCTCATGATACACCAACACGCGAGAAGCcctttatttcttatttttaatgtatacGTATATAACAAACATAAACTCATATTATGTCTAGGCTTCTAGCTTCATGCATCCATAATATGTCATCAAGTTGTGTGTAAACTCTATGGATGACCAGCGCTTCCTGATCCACTTCCCGAGCCACTACCATATCCACTGCCCCCTGGACCACTTTGTCCGCCACCTTCGCCGCCACCTTGTCCTCCTGCCTGAGCATATCCACCTCCGTAAGGTCCGTATCCTCCAGCCTGACCTGATCCAGATCCTGACCCAGATCCCGATCCTGATCCACCGTTttgtccaccaccacctccaccaccgcctcccccaccCTGAGCATATCCACTTCCGTAAGGTCCGTATCCTCCAGCCTGACCTGATCCAGATCCTGAACCAGATCCTGATCCTGATCCACCGTTttgtccaccaccaccgccgccgccgcctcccccaccTTGAGCATATCCTCCTCCATATGGCCCATAACCCCCTGATTGACCATACCCAGACCCTGAACCTGAACCATATCCAGATCCACCATTGGacccaccgccaccacctcctccaccaccgccaccactaGCATATGCTCCACCAGGCCCGCTTGCCTGCCCATACCCAGAACCAGAGCCAGATCCCCCACCAGAACCACCCCCTGGCgagccacctccacctccaccgccaccgccttcGCCCCCAGCGCTAGCATATTTTTTCGGCCTTGCATTGGCTACTCCTATGACTAGGAGGACAACGAAGCTAAGTACTACTACCTTAGACCCAGCCATTGTGAAATTTTTCGCACAGTGAACTGAAAAAGGATGTTTGATGACCAGCTCATTAGCGTTGCATTGGTATTTATAGCACCGAGGGCCTTGCAAAGCTGTACTGCAAACAGATCCCTTGCTCAATAATATATCCAATCTGCAAACCTCATTAAGAGACAAAAGAACAGCCCGGATTGGGAATACCATACAAAAGCTTAGCCTTATTAAGCTGGCTTCCATGAGTTTGACATGGTAGAAGTCGTCCAGTgattaaaatgaaaagaattaTCGTGAATACCTCGTGCCCTTAGTCCAGGCATTGGACTTGTGcctaatataaaaatgttgaCTGCAAATAATTATAATGCTGATTGGCACTGCTACCAGTGGGGAGCGGCAGCTGATTGGCACAAACCATGTGGCACTCTGACCTTAATTTGCTAATTAAGTTGTTCAGTTAATTTGCTCGCAGAGAGTGGCTTTTGTGTCGTATTATTGCACCATGTTTTCTCGAATACGTGCAGCTCATGTATGTGCCAGCGTGCATGCTCAGATCGATGCCCTGCTAGAGTAGACTGATCGAGCCAAAAGGAGTTCTGCAACGATAGATTACACAGTTTACTTCACGAGGGCGAGGCTAATACGCGCGTACGCACAAGTTAATCGATTAAGGCCGCGTTTGAAtggagagataagttaacttatctctggcacagaaaacgtagtaatagattaatacatgattaattaattattaattattaaaaaaatataaaatagattaatatcattttttaaaacaacttttctatagaaattttttacaaaaaatacaccgtttagcaattcgaGAAACATACGCAAAAAAACgagaggataagttaacttggaGGGAAagaacgaacgcggcctaagtcaCAGTCACACTGCTCCGACAAGGTTTTTACGTAcggtcaaaaaatattttttataggcAGGAGTGGTAGCCGGAGACAATAAACCGCCTGCGAAGATGGGGCCCCTCCGGTTTTGTCATTTTCCATCCCACGCAATCATGTCTCCTATAGCACGCATTAATTCTCACTTCTGGGGCAAGTAACAAATGTGCTGGTTTCGGCCCGATATCGATTCATTTCATCGTTTTAAAAGTctcataaaaacaaatacaggTCGGAAAAAAATTGAGTTGGCAAATCCAACAGTGAGTTGAGAAATTCGAATTTTTAATTAGTACAAAGTTTACTAAAGTTTCCCGGGATTTTTCAAATTGAAATCTAACTTTTAGTTGAAAAGACTTTCTGTTACACAATTTTACtcaattttaaaacaattcaGAAAATAACTGCAAAACTTCGCAATATCAAAAAGTTACCCGACTTTTTAATACTCCCcctgtccctaaatatttaacgtcattgacttttttatacacgtttgactattcgttttatttaattttttttaaatatttaaagttatatatatgcataaaaatatacttaataataaataaaacgatataaaaaaattagtaattatgtaaactttttgaatgagacaaatagtcaaatatgcATTAAAAGTCAATAGCATTTAGTGACGGGTAGTagaaattatagataaatttccATGGATTCTGGCCACTTAAGGGATAAATTGTTCAAATTGATTTCGGCCCATAAGGCCCATAACAGCGCAGGCCTGCCTCCTCAGCTTCCAACCGCATGGAGAGAAAGTCCGTCACCAATTTTTGTCGTCATGCGCACAGTGCCACGTGGGCGCACCGAATAACCCGCTTGCTCTTAATTGGCAACTAGAAAGAAAGCGTGGCGTTGCCACACGTAATTACAAATGCACCAGTTTAGTTTTTAGTAATGTAAccataaattcataattaatgcctttattaattagttttaataaaGATTGATGTGTTTTAAAGTGTATGACTGTATCTATTGGGTTTATCATTCGCCTAGTATCACCACATTTTAACCTGTGGAATTTTGCCACAAAGATAAGCCAGTCTAATaagttaaatatgtttttattgctCTTGTCAGTATATTGTCAGTATATGTAATGTTgttttgcatgcatatgtttttatgtaaatttgtttatttaatttaaaaatatatttgaaggaATTCCGAgtaaattttatgtattttcGGAATGATGAGCTTGGTGTgttccttttaattttaaatattgcgATGGAgtataaagtaatattttatataatgtaAGGGcctaactataaaattaacaaaacatGCACCAAAGCCCGGTTAGGTGGAGTGGGCAATTGGATTGTGGGTAGCCGGCCCATTCGGACCACTGAGCAAAAGAGATGAggaacttttatttattagcacatTTTTAGGTTTACTACTGCTTAACCAtt
It encodes the following:
- the LOC102705467 gene encoding glycine-rich cell wall structural protein 2-like, producing MGKLVALSFVVLLSIGLANASRVARYASAGGGGSGEGGGGGSAGGSGWGSGSGSGYGQAGGDGSYASGGGGGGGGGGGENGGSGYGSGSGSGYGQAGGSGPYGGGYAQGGGGGQGGGGGQNGGSGYGSGSGSGYGQAGGYGPYGGGYTQAGGQGGGGGGGQNGYGSGSGSGSGSAYGGQP
- the LOC102705192 gene encoding putative glycine-rich cell wall structural protein 1: MAGSKVVVLSFVVLLVIGVANARPKKYASAGGEGGGGGGGGGSPGGGSGGGSGSGSGYGQASGPGGAYASGGGGGGGGGGGSNGGSGYGSGSGSGYGQSGGYGPYGGGYAQGGGGGGGGGGGQNGGSGSGSGSGSGSGQAGGYGPYGSGYAQGGGGGGGGGGGQNGGSGSGSGSGSGSGQAGGYGPYGGGYAQAGGQGGGEGGGQSGPGGSGYGSGSGSGSGSAGHP